A window of Phragmites australis chromosome 15, lpPhrAust1.1, whole genome shotgun sequence genomic DNA:
TGGTGAGGTCGTGTTCCACGGCAGGAAGTTCTGACTCTTgcctctctcaaaaaaaaaaaaaaaggaagttcTGACTCTTGAGTTTTGTTCACTTGGCGATGGCGTGACTACTTGTAGACTAGCTTAGGGCTCAAGACACTCCACACATCTTGGACCTCCAAGCCACCTCCTTCCTCGGCAACAGAAGGCCCCAGCCCGCAATCTCCCCCACGCTGCCCATTGCCCGTCTGCATGCTACGCCGTACCTAACGGTAAACTGCTGTATGCACTCGTGCATTCTACTTGTTAGCTGGAACAGGTTTTTCATCATTCTGTATTTCCTATACGAGAATAGAGATACAGAGAAAATAGTGTCCACGAATGAAAACAGGAGCAGAATGAAGAATTTTCCTTCTTTTAAGGTCGGGGAACCATTCCCCGACGGGACTTCCCCGTTGACGTCCCTACATGCACTAGCAGAAGTCGATGGTGGACATACCGATTCATCGGTTGCAATCCGATGGCTTTCGTCGAATTTACTTTTACCGCCGTAAGCTAGTTTACCGCCACTTTAATTCTATCCCTTAGACAAAATTTATTCCTCAATACTGCTTAACTTGGTTGCTTAGGGTTCTAGCCACTATCCCCATTTCCACGTCTGAATTCCTGATCTGATCTATCGTTTTAGTCACAAATTCGATACTGAAGATCAGGGGTCTGACATGGCGTCGACCGTGGCGAAGGCCCTGCTGAGAGGGCAGCCCGTGTGGTGGCGCTGCGGTGCGACCAGATGGTCGTCTCCGGCGGCCTTGTGCGGCACAAGGCCAAGTACCTCCGCTTCCTCCGCAAGAGGATGAACACCGATCCCTCCCACGGCCCCATCCACcaccgctccccggcgcgcatCTTCTGGCGCGCCTTCCGCGGCATGATCCCGCACAAGACCGCCCGCGGCGAGGCGCGCTCGCCCGGCTCAAGGCCTTCGACGGCGTCCCGCCGCCCTACGGCCGCACCAAGCGCATGGTCATCCCGacgccccctctctctctctctcgccgttCTGCAGCCATTGCTGTGTTGCGGTGGTTGCTGATTTGGATGCTCGTCATTGTTGCCTAGGGTCCTGCGGCTGCAGCCGGGGCACAAGTACTGTTTGCTCGGTGATCTCTCCAGGAGGTCGGATAGATGGAACTACCAAGACACCATCAGGGTACGTTGCCTCCATTTATCTCTGCTTCTCTTGTCCGTGTGCGGTGTAGCTGCTGTCGTATGTTCCTTTACTCGTGCTGTGCCGTCGCCCAATCCATGTGTTGCGTTGATTTGAGGGAAATGCTAGCTGCTCCTGCTTGTGTGACTGCATGGGCGCTGTACATGTGCGATTAGTGGCCTTTTTAAATGGAACAAACTTATGCCAGCCTCTTAGCTACTAGAATGTGGGTAGGGAGGCCATGAGTTCACACTCATTTGTCGCAGAATTCGCATATGTGTCTGCATGTAGTTGTACTCACACAAAAAATCTGATTTTGGCACCTTTGTGTGAAATGTTGAATCTGGTTAGTACCCTGCATAGACAGAGGTAATGCAATGTGAATCTGCAGGTGCTTAACTTTGTTCATGGCACATGTCTTTGACTATTTGTTGCAATTGTGAGGTGCTTGGTGTAAGTACCAAGGTACCTGTCATTAGATTACATGGATTTCGATAGCCTAGTACTCCTTTGCAGCCCCAGTTATATTTTCATTTGATGATTTGTTGGATGTATTGGTCATACTGTAGCCTTGTAGGTGAACCTTTTCTTCTCTAAGATGATGTTGAGAGTTATGCAATTTCTGACAGTAAGTCTCCAAGTGCTGTTCCGATTTGTTCCTACATTTGAATATATTTGCCTCCTGCACTTCTCGTTACCTGTTGTTAGATACATGTTCTTCCTATTTTGGATGCATTCATTGCGCATAATGTAGACATGATcgggatgaagaagaaaatcagACGGATTCCTATTTATTTTTTCCCGGATGATGTTCTAACCAGCTACTTCTGACCAATCATGTCATTAGCAAATTTTCTACTTTAAGTCCCTTTTCTGTTTTATTTTGTGAAGGCGTGTAGCCTTTTAAGCTAAATGTTGAATGTTTTTTCCCATTATGCACGATACTGTTTGGTAACAGAAATAGATGGGTTCCTACTATATATTTATGCATAGTTGTGTTACGGTTTTATTTGGCAATCTTTGTTCTCATTTCACTTGTATCCggagcctcttttctttttcttgtttttttttacttcttccCATGATATGCCTGTGATGTGAGATGAATATTTGCTACTCTTGATGGGGTACTCTCCAGTTGATGATCATAACCACCAAGATCTCTGAGGCTTGTGTCATAAAGCCGTCCTGTTGCTTGTGTCATAAAGCCGTCCTGTTACTATCGGAAGTCACTTAAAGTTGTTTGCTCGTAGTTCATTTTTCAAAGTGTATTTTGTTGATATACCAAATCATAAAATTGGAAATGTATCTCCTAACAGCATTGTTTTTGTATGATATGAGTGCAATTGTTTCAGATCATGCCCTGCCTTAGTTAGTTGCCTGGGTCGACAAGTAGTGTTTCCTGTGTTGGTAATCTTTCAAGAGTTTGTTGGTTTTGCTTCCTCTTGAGTCTTGAAGCTTAGATGCTCTTGTAAGAGGCCTAAGATGTTAGATAAGTCTTTTCTACTCTTGATGGGTAGTTTTCAGACCAGTAGTTTTTTTGCCTATGTGTTGTATTCTTGCTTGCTTGGCCCTACATGGTGTAATGTCTAATCACCTGAATAGGGGAGATGCATATTTGTCCATACTTGATTCAGACATAGCTTGAAGTGTGTTTCATTAGCATTACTAAATGACTGACCACCTTGTGTTGTCACTCTCAGGAACTGGAGGAGAAGCGGAAGGAGAAGACCAAGGTCTCATATGACAGGAGGAAGCAACTCGCCAAGCTGCGTGTCAAGGCTGAGATGGCCGCCGAGGAGAAGCTGGGGTCTCAGCTGGATATTCTGGCACAGATCAAGTACTAGAATGGCTGCCACAAAATAGTAGTAGACTGATGGTGGTGATTGTTGTCCAAATGGGCAGGTTATCTAAATTAGGAATTAAGTGATATATATGGGTTGTCAAGTTCCTTTTAATTAGCTATGAATGTTAGGCAAGTCAAGAATCAGTTCATTATCTCCAGAACCTTGTGTTAGGGAGGCCCTATATCGATGAAGCAAGAATTAAACTCGTCACTATATCAGTGATGGTGAGATTTTAAAGTTCTggttcaatattttcttttttcgttTTTTCCAATGAACCCATGGTTGATTGTTATCAGCTGCATCTCGTCACTGATCATTGGTTTACCATCATGCCCTGACTTCTGTGAAGACTTATGAATTCGTGATGATAGATGAGAGGAATAAGAAAGCTTGGATCTGAGAAGTAGCTGGGATGGGAATAGATACCCCTGTTGTTTGACTGACCCCAACTTAATTCAATCGCATCAGATGATAATGTCTGAGCATTAGGATGCTAGATCGCTGCAAGTTGGTTTCCCCAAATTTTCTAGTGACAAATCCCTATGTGCCATCAAATGTTGAAATTCTTGATTTGCCATCGGATAAGTTATGGACATGCATTTCGATTTCGATTCGACAGTGGCACGTAAGGGATGAAAAATTCATCCCACAAGTATCATTGTTGTTAACTCTGTTATGACAACAGTGATATGGATGAAAAGTCTAAACTGGTAGCTTAGGACGGAATATCATTTGTTTAGTGACAAATTGAGAATTTCTCTAACATTTAATGTCACAGAGGAAATTATCTCAAATTTCTAACCTGGATATAGATTATAAGGGGACAAAACATAAGAAGGATTGAGATTAAGTAGTTCCTCTGATCCCAAATATAGTTTATTAGGACATCGACATGATCTATAATATACCACTGTGACTAAtgatatctataaaaatatattatttcaaatagaaagatttatatattatgaatatatttttatgataaatctaGTAATATCAACCTTACGTTGTTAATCTCTGTATAATTATTAGACGTACATCTGTACACCCACATCCGTGTACCAGCTCCGCCCCTGCTTGCTCTCTGTTGCAACATGCCATCTCTCCAGGTTCTACAAGTTCACATcagaataaagaaaaaaaaacctgaaTAAGAGAAAATGCATCACCACTCTCTAGCAGTAGCAAGCCAACTGTCTTTTTTATTAtgtagaaagaaagaaaaacagcaGTAAGCAGCACCGGCATCCTGCAACTAGCAACAGCAGCTGTAATTTGCAGCTACAGACAGCAGCGCCCGCAATTAGCAGCGGCAACGAATGAGCAGCTCAGTTCAAAACACCACACAGCATGTATTACATTCTCACAATCACAGCATCAGCTCACACATTCTCACCACGTTTTGTATGCATGAACATCAGTTAACATgatatcacaaaattatcaaCGCATACATGTCAAATTATCCATCATCTCATTAACCTTTAAAAACGCTGAATGCTTCAACAGTTCTGGAACTACATAACATTTAAGCGACATTACTTAAAACTTGGTGCAGATGAGGCTGCTGAGGAGATCATTGTAGCGCACCTCCTCACCACAGCTGCTCACCTCCTTGGCATGGCAACCGACCTAGACATTAGCTCATCAGTGCTTCTTAGGTCCTTTCAGTATGCAGGTGTTCAGGTGACAAGTTTGCGTTGCTGCTCCTAGTAAGAAGGTGGTCGGAGTTCCCTTAGACGTCGAACTACATGCTTCATTGTGGGCCTAGAAGAAAGAGATTCCCCTGTGCACTGGACCGCCAGGTTTAAGAACTCAACCAGATCATCATGTGGGGCCTTATCCCACAGACCCTCGATGAAGAATTCACGAACTCTGCCTCTTTGGATAAGCTTAAGAGCCCAAGTAACAATGTTGAAACCATTTCCATATGGAGAAAATGACGGGTCCAGTGCTTTCTTATCTgaaatcaattcaagaagtaCTACTCCATAGCTATACACATCTGCCTTGTCAGACACCCGACATGTCATTGCATACTCGGGTGCAACATAACCAAAAGTACCAGCAACATCAGTGGTCGCATGTGTTTCTGAGTTCCGAAGAAGCCTTGCTAAGCCGAAATCAGAAAGATAAGCATTGCATTCATTGTCGAGCAGTATGTTGTTTGGCTTGACATCTCGGTGCAGAATGCGAGGGACGCACTCGTCATGTATGTATGCAAGAGCATGGCCGACATCCAGAGCGATTTTGTGAAGCCTTCTCCAACTGATTGGCCTCTTAGTTCTCTCTTGTATGAACCTTTCCAAGTTTCCACCCGGCAAATAGTTGTATATCAGAAACATCTCTGAATCACTGATATGGTACCCTAAGAGAGTGACAAGATTAGGATGACGGCACTGCCCAAGGATTTTCACTTCTGCTTGGAACTCCTTGTCACCGTGCTGCTTCCCGATTGCAAGCTTCTTTATCGCCACAAGAACTCCAGGTGCAATCTCGGCTCTGTATGTTGCACCAAAGCCTCCATTCCCAATGCAATTGCTAGCATTAAAATTCCCAGTGGCGTGCACAACTGTTTCATAAGTCAGGGGAGCTCCAATATCAACATTATCAAAAACCTTGACTTCCCTTATCCTGAAAGAACGTCTTGATGGCCTCAGAGTCCATTTTCTTGTGCAGATGCACAGGATGACCACAACTAACAGAGTCACGATAATGACTGATGCTGAAGCTATGGCAGCAATCTCTGTGGTTCCCAAACCACCACCACTGCTGCTGCCATCAGGTGGAGTGCCCGGATTCGCCTCAGCCAGCACTCGCTTACTGCTCAATGTGCTGGAAACTATAAACAGTTCAGTGTGCTGTGGTGATGGGTTTACATCTGAAGTAGCACCTGTCACTGAGGAAACATTAACTCCTAGAAGTGATGACAAAGGAGCAGCAGAAGCAGGTATCTCCCCAGAGAGCTTGTTGTTATCAAGCAGTAGAACAGTGTGATTTCGCAGTGCCACAAGATGCAGACGAACCACCCCTGATAGAGCATTAGTAGACAAATTTAGAAACTTCAGTGACCTCAGCTGGCCCAAACCGGAAGGTATCTCACCACTGAAATTGTTCCCAGCTAATGAGAGAAATTTCAAGCTCTTGAGCTCCTCGAGACCGGAGGGCACCTGACCATCAAGGAAATTTCTGCCGAGGTCCATCTTGACAAGGTCCCTACAATGGCAGATCTCCGGCGGAACGCCGCCGGACAACCTGTTCCCCGACAACTCCAGAACCCGCAGCTTTGCAAGCTTCCCAATCTGCTGCGGAATGGAACCATCCAACGAATTCGAAGACAGCCGAAGATGCCGGAGCGCCGCGCAGTTCCCCAGCGCCGGTGGGATTCTCCCGGACAGCCGGTTGCCGTAAAGGTCCAAGCTTTTCAAGCCCTCGGGGAAGGTAGCCGGCAGGTGGCCACGGAGGGCGTTACCGGCGAGGTTGAGCACCTCGAGGCGCTGGAGTCGCCAGACTTCTTGAGGAATCTCTCCTCCGAGACCGACGGAGGGGAAGGAGAGAACCTTGAGCTCGGTGAGGCGAGCCACCGCCGGTGACAGCTCCCAGGCGAGGCGCCGGTCGGCTCGGGACGGGAGTGAGAGGGCCACGACGCGGCGGGACCGCGCTTCGCAGGTGACCCCCGTCCAGGAGCAGTGGTGGACGCCGGGTTCCAGCGACCAGTTACAGAGAAGGTCGCCAGAGAAGAGGCCGCTCTTGAGCTGGAGCAGCGCCGACCTGTCCTGCTCTTGGGATGGcaaagagaaggaggagaaggcggcggtGAGAAGTTGGAGAACGAAAAGGGTGGCCGTGGTGGCGGAGTAAACTGTGCTCCGGCGATGGCCGGCCATCTCCGGCGGAGCAAGGTGATATGGGAGCGGAGGGCTGGAAAgtaatttcagaaaaataaagGTGGTAGACTGCAGCGGGTTCGTCTGTTCATTTCGGCCTCGCCTTCCTGGCTCCTGCTGCCGTTGTTATCTGTTCATCTATCATTGTATTAGTCCACTTTACTTTACTGTTGGTGTCTTACTTTTCATCGCTGGGTCCTTAGGGGAAAAACATTTTCTTTACAGTCTTGAAAAATTCTATTTTGGCTCGGAGAATTAGCATTTGGAAAATCCACTTCGTTTTATCACGTGGATGACGCCAACTTGGTTCATGCTTATTGGCGCCAAGATCTACAACTCACATGTAAAacacatgtaaaaaaaaagttatatgTCTGACGCTAAATTCGTACTAAGATTAAAAActgtattaaaaaaattcatctatTCCAACGGTCTATGGCTCTTGGCATCCAATTTAGTATCTTCGTGTGTTTTCAAATAGTTCTTATGACTATCGACCTGGGCGGTCCATACTTCTTAGAAATAATGCTTACATGTTTATCTCTTTACCAACGAGTCACCCGTCCATGCTATTTCCGTTAGAAACCTAACTGAATTCTTGAGATTAGGGCCCATCTACCTTCTCAAAATCCAAGATAAGGAGTGTGGGCATGCTGGGAATATGCAGCGGTTGCGAGTATGTCAAAATTAAATTAGTTGATAAAATAGGATGTCTATCACCATTTCACATGTGTTTATTAGTACTATGTAATGAAAGGTAATGATATAACACTCATAGAATAGTAGCTTTCCCTTCCCTCTATACTCAACCCGCCCCTTCTCTTGGTCGACTGGTGGGCAATGAGTTGGAGACTTGCTACTCTTTTCTTCTGCATCGGGAGGCAATCAATGTTCCTCACCCCAAGCTCCATTGGATATGGTTGAGGGTGGTTTCCCCATTTGGCTTGAAGAATCAAGGTACTCCATACACTTAATAAGTTACCGTTTGCGCTATCACTTTTGATTTCAACACTTAGTCACCTTCTGGGCACCGTCACGAACTTTCCTGCTTCTGTATCCTCCTATATTCTTGAGGCAATACATCCATATTTCACACCAGTCATCGACAATTGTGAATTCGCCGATGGCATTCCTGTATATTTTGATTTCTTGTATTCCAAACGACACCTTAATGATACTTCTATTTGAGAtaacaaaaaataatagtatacTCAAGGGAGGTAGATCCGATTATGGTCTATCATATGGACCAAATTTGCTCTCTTCGAAAAAATATAGACCTGCCCGTCTAGCTTACATGACTTCCATGCATGGTCACACGGCACCCAAGTGGAGGATAGCAATAGAATACACCATCAAGCTACCAAATTAAGTGTAGGTGACTCCAtacattttctatttttttagaagTTGGTGGTGGCTTTTGTCATGTTGCTCCGGAAGCAAATGGGAGCAATCTGTCAAAACCCATCAACTTGTACTATAAAAGAGATAAGGAACTGGTTTTTGCATTTTCTTCCCTTATTGATAAAGAAGAGAATAATAAACGAAACGGAAAGTGCTTccatcgttttttttttccttagagaaagaaagacttgcaagaattgaagaagaaggagacgaGGGATCATGTCATGGTCTTCgttccttttttgttttcttgttgaGTTGGATGGAAAGAGTAGACCACTAGCCGGTCGCTTCTGCACGGAGGATTTTTCTTCTGTTATGGTTGTGGGCCCCACATGGAAGCCTCTCGCCCTCACCAAACTGTCCTGTGGGCCCAGCAGCATGGGGTCCCAGGACTAGACAGGTGGCCCCCGTGGtgtcagttccaggagagacGCACCTCTCTTACTCTAGACCACAGCGCGTCCAATAGCTCGCACGCTGGAAACGTGGTGACACGTCAGCGTGGGGTGACGGAGAGGAAGCAAATTATATATGATCAGATCTATgaaaaatctttttttataaTACGTATTTTTTCCCTCTTTTCTCTTTAGTTTGGATCCTACAAAAAATCTCTTTTTTATAACAcgtattttctttctctcttgtttcttcaacacaATTATTTCAGACAAATGGCTAGATTAAAATCTCACAAAGATCTTTCAGACAAAGACCGTATAAAATTTGATAGTAGAAAAGAAAGACCGGAGACCGCACGTTGACGTGGACGTCGTTGCCCGAGGCGGCGACAACGTGGTCATTGTTTCCGAAATTATGATTCTAAAACAAATTAACATGATAGCAGAGCAGAGGCCAGTGTCTGCAAGTTTGAACGTCTTCCTAATTCACTCGTCATCACTGTCAAAAACAGCTGCCTCCTCGCGCCTGTGGCTGCCGCCCCCTGATTTCTCTCTTCCGTTTTGGTGCCTGCAGTGACAGTGGCACTTTGATTATTTATACTGAATATAGAAAAGCACCAAGGTTCTTCTTTCAGTTTTCCTGTCATGGTCCCATGAAGAATTAGAGTGTGCAATTGCACAGCCAAACAATTTCATGGACTCCTAATTCGAAAAGGTAAAGGTGACTGGACAACAAAATTTAAAGAACAGCGAATCATTTGCTTCTAGCATGAGGTAATGATTCTTACcttttttatgataaaaaaaGCTTTTCTGTTTTATGGTCAGCAGGACTCGAGAACATTGTTATCCTTTTCTTGCCCAAAatatttgtttctaattttaaCTCTAACAAATTAAGCTATTTTACGACTTCCTGGTCAGCAGGACTCGAGAACATTGTTATCCTTTTCTTGCCCAGGAGTACAAAATTTAGGTTTCTAATTTTCTCTCTAACAAATTAAGCTATTTACGACTTCCAATAAGAACCACATCACATG
This region includes:
- the LOC133893153 gene encoding probable LRR receptor-like serine/threonine-protein kinase RPK1, producing MAGHRRSTVYSATTATLFVLQLLTAAFSSFSLPSQEQDRSALLQLKSGLFSGDLLCNWSLEPGVHHCSWTGVTCEARSRRVVALSLPSRADRRLAWELSPAVARLTELKVLSFPSVGLGGEIPQEVWRLQRLEVLNLAGNALRGHLPATFPEGLKSLDLYGNRLSGRIPPALGNCAALRHLRLSSNSLDGSIPQQIGKLAKLRVLELSGNRLSGGVPPEICHCRDLVKMDLGRNFLDGQVPSGLEELKSLKFLSLAGNNFSGEIPSGLGQLRSLKFLNLSTNALSGVVRLHLVALRNHTVLLLDNNKLSGEIPASAAPLSSLLGVNVSSVTGATSDVNPSPQHTELFIVSSTLSSKRVLAEANPGTPPDGSSSGGGLGTTEIAAIASASVIIVTLLVVVILCICTRKWTLRPSRRSFRIREVKVFDNVDIGAPLTYETVVHATGNFNASNCIGNGGFGATYRAEIAPGVLVAIKKLAIGKQHGDKEFQAEVKILGQCRHPNLVTLLGYHISDSEMFLIYNYLPGGNLERFIQERTKRPISWRRLHKIALDVGHALAYIHDECVPRILHRDVKPNNILLDNECNAYLSDFGLARLLRNSETHATTDVAGTFGYVAPEYAMTCRVSDKADVYSYGVVLLELISDKKALDPSFSPYGNGFNIVTWALKLIQRGRVREFFIEGLWDKAPHDDLVEFLNLAVQCTGESLSSRPTMKHVVRRLRELRPPSY